From the genome of Apodemus sylvaticus chromosome 3, mApoSyl1.1, whole genome shotgun sequence, one region includes:
- the Glipr2 gene encoding Golgi-associated plant pathogenesis-related protein 1 — protein sequence MGKSASKQFNNEVLKAHNEYRAQHGVPPLKLCKKLNREAQQYSEALASTRILKHSPESSRGQCGENLAWASYDQTGKDVADRWYSEIKSYNFQRPGFTSGTGHFTAMVWKNTKKIGVGKASASDGSSFVVARYFPAGNIVNQGFFEENVPPPKK from the exons ATGGGCAAATCAG CTTCCAAACAGTTTAATAACGAGGTCCTGAAGGCCCACAATGAGTACCGGGCTCAGCACGGCGTCCCGCCCCTGAAGCTTTGCAAGAAGCTCAACCGGGAGGCTCAACA GTATTCGGAGGCCCTGGCCAGCACAAGAATTCTCAAGCACAGTCCAGAGTCCAGCCGTGGGCAGTGTGGAGAGAACCTTGCGTGGGCATCCTATGATCAGACAG GAAAGGATGTGGCTGATAGGTGGTACAGTGAAATCAAGAGCTACAACTTCCAGCGGCCTGGCTTCACCTCCGGGACTG GACACTTCACAGCCATGGTATGGAAGAACACCAAGAAGATAGGCGTGGGGAAGGCATCTGCGAGTGACGGGTCCTCCTTTGTGGTGGCCAGATACTTTCCAGCGGGGAATATCGTCAACCAGGGCTTCTTTGAAGAGAATGTCCCACCTCCAAAGAAGTAA